The Hugenholtzia roseola DSM 9546 DNA segment GGCGGCTCTCTGCCTTCGGAGGCGCAGTGGGAGTACGCCGCCAGAGGGCAGTGATGTTAAGTTCTGTAAAAAAAGCTATCTTTGCATTTTCTACTGCGAAACAAAATTTGGTTTATGGACTTTTCTCTCTTTATCAGCCAAATGCAAGACCCTCGTCGTCGGGTCGGGCAACGCTATCCGTTTGATGCGATGATGTGGATGATATTTCTAAGCATTGCTTGTGGTTATG contains these protein-coding regions:
- a CDS encoding transposase family protein — translated: MDFSLFISQMQDPRRRVGQRYPFDAMMWMIFLSIACGYESSRKMASFCKAQEDLFVRHFKLKHGVPSHVTFH